The window TCCTCCTGCTGTGACACTGGTGCTCTTCCTACAGACTTTATCCCCACTCCTCTCCCCACATGGATCTAGGATTGGCAGGGGTCTTTCTGTCCCTCAGGGGGACGCACATTCCACTTGCCAAGAGTTCCCAGTACTGCTGACTCCTGCCCCCATCCCTTCCACCTAAATGCCACGTACCAGGAACGCTCCGTTAGCGTGTGATGTAGCTGAGACCCGTGGCAGCTGTTGGAGCCTTTATATACCTGTGTGTGGACAGTGTAAAGATTCTTTTGTATAGGTGCAACACGCACTATTAGGacaactttttaaataaaaggaatgCATACTACTTAGGTTGAGTTCAGTAAGTTTGAATGAGTAGTGAATCTCACCACGTTTTGTGCTATTCTGTAGCTGAGCAGTCCTGGCACCTGATATTAATGCTTTTGGGTATAATGCTGAACACTCACATGCATTCACTTTTCCTGAAGCGTGGTGGAAAGCGAGTGCTTTACTTCAGCAGGAGAAAGCGAGAACAAGACTTAAAACTAGAAGCAAACAGTTCCCTAAAGGACTGGTCTCTCCACACTTAGTGCAGTCTGTAACAAATGCAGTGAGGTGTTCAGCTGGCTTACTTGACAAGGGTAGAAGAGTTTATCTGAAGTCACAGACTTTGATTTCCGTCAGATGTCAGTCTGGTGTGTGCTGAACCCTTTTTTCTGTGAAGACTGCATCTGGAAAACAACAGCCTCTGAACTGGTGCAGAAGTTGAAGCCTGAGATCACTGAGactgcagcttctcttcagcaGGTGGCTTTGCTAGGGTCATTGTCAGCACACGTAGCTGCCAGTTACATGGCacacaaagcaaagcaggtgTCTTAAACATCCTTAGTGCTGCAGTGAGAGGATTTTGCAACCCTAGAAACAACCTCTTTCCCTGGggagtttaaaaacaaaatcactaaAGTGagataaaaaaaattcaagctTGCTTAAAAGACTAATGAGAATGTACCATGCTGTTGAGGTACACCAGCTCTTGGATAGAATTCCTACCATTCACTGCCAGAACTGACGAGTGTTGCAAGCAGGGCAGATTTTGCTGGCAGCCCAACTGTTATGTTCAGGCCTTTCTAATAAAGCCAATGGGCTTTACAATCCTTGCTGATCCACCCACACTACTAGCACAGTCAAAACCCACTTTCCAGCCTTAATTTATCATGTTTAGACTTGAGTAATAACAGAGCCAGTTCTGATTCCTGGGTGGGAGGGAGCTTTTTCCAGATGTTAGTCTgcagaaaaccaaaatcttGCAATTTAGCAATAATACTACTGCAGTCTTATCCTAGGCTCCTGCACCAGAGTGGTACTCTATCAGTTATTCCTTATTAGAGAGGTTGAAAGGTTATTTCAGTGGGTAAGACAAAACCTGGGACTCCTGCTGCATCTTAGCCTCCCAcatagaaaatgtattttgcttcaTGGACACAAAAACTCCAGCTCTTCCTGAGAACACTTCAGCCTATTTGTCATGATCAGGTACTTCTGCAAGCAGCCACATCATGGAATTTGACCAAAACAAGCACGAAGCTGCTGTAGCCTTAAACTAGTATCTGTGGTGCGATTTTTGAGTTGCTGTGAAGCTTGTGGTTACCCAAAGTTCACAAGGTACGTAAGGACTGCAGCTTTTGTAGTGGGCTTACAAGGACCTCCCTCTGCCTCTCCGGCTGCAGGAATTGTCCCTCCAAGCAGGCAAGGGTGAGGCAGGACAGCCCAGGGGACCAAGTCCTAGAAGGATGACAACTTCAGCCGGCTTTCTCCATGTGTTAGGACTACTGGGGAACAGCTGGGAGCAGCTTTCCTGCTCTGTAATCACAGAGATTAGTCCAGTGCCCCAGCCTAGCTTCTGCATTTCAAAGTCCCATCTCAGAAGCAATTTAAACCAGAACATCTGCAAAAAAGACAAACTCCAGAGACTGAAACACTAGCTCTGCATTCTTAAGTCATGAACAAAGCACATAGCAAATACCTGTGAAGTCTGTGGCTGCTCAGCCTTCAGCACTGCTGTGCCATCTAGAACAAAATTAGCACCTGTGCAGGTCTTTCATCCCCATCCTAGAGAGAAACATAAGTGCAGCCACATAGCTCAGTCAAAGGAAGTCCAATTTCTCATAGAAAAGGTGTTTTAATGGGAAGCCAACAGAGGTGTAGTTGTTCAGGCTGTAGCTGTTCAGAGGCTGTTCAGTCCTTCTTTACCCCAAGGCTTCTGTATCATTCTTATCTGGATGCTGGCTGCTCACATTTCTCTTGATAGTTTTTGGGGTGGTTTGCAAGCTTGTCTACCTGAGCAGACAGCACTGTTACCAGATGAGCTGCCCTGAAGTACAATGTTTGCAGATTGACTCCACAGGCCTTAAGGGCTACCAGCACAGGTGTGTACTGCATGAGCAAGAGTGGACAAATCCATTCAGTACAGCTGTTCATGGTAGGGACTAGTTTGTTTAGTTTTCCCATAAAATTCAGATGTTTAAGTTTCAGagctaaaaaattaaaaatgagtgGAATTACACCACATGTGCAGACAGCCTTTATTACCAGTGTCAAGTGCTACTTCCAGTCACTGCCTGGATCAGGTGTCTGGCTCTGTCCCTGTCCTTTCCCAGGCGCTCCTTTCTCCAGCTAGACACCCCTCCCACCCCTTCTCACGTTCTGCAGTCCTGCTGACAGAAGATGGGAAGGACATCTTCTAGACAGCCTGAGCTCTGCTTTACccaccaaaaaagaaaagcccaagcAAGCAGCCCGGCAGTTTTGAGCAAAGCCCTGATGAGTAGTGGTGaattgctgcctctgccccTGGCAGGAATGGAcacacaactgaaaaataaagactttAATGTAAAGAGTCTTTggaaacaacaaccaaaaaagaaGTGGGGACTTcagggaaagaagcaagagaaggTAACTGGTTTCACACCCCATTTGTTCCCCACTGGGTAACAGAGGAGCCATCACAACATCCAGCCCCTGTCCCTGGGACACGTCTGTAAGCATTCACCAGTTTGTGCAAAGCTCTGTGGAACCACTTGGCACAAGGGGAAGATGGGTTACCCACACAAACAGCGAGACATCACACATCGGAATGGCAGCTGGCGTTATTCCAGTAGGATCTCTGGGCTGCAGCGCGAGTCCAGCCGGAAGAGAGGGATCTGGCCACACGGAGAAGTCTCTGGGTTACTGtggatgctgctgctggttCTGGTCTCGGTCTCTGGGTTGGTTTTCTGGACGATCCTCAGGGAGAGGGTTATAGTTGGGATCCTCTTCAGGTGTGTCAAACACCATTTTCCTGGCAAGGGACATGCCCATCCCACCAAGCAGGCAGGTTAGGAAAGTGAACTGAGGACAAACCCCCAGCCCTCCTAGGAACATGTGGCCCTTCACAGGGCTCAGCTGCGCACCACAGCCACCCGCACGCTGCACCAGCACTGTTTGTCCATCTCGGTGTGGAACAGGGACAGTACCTACTGCCTTGATCTCTAGGTCAGCTTTGATCATCAGCATGAAGCAGAACATATTCTGCTTTCTTCAACTACACaaatacatcagaaaaaaatgctgcctGTCTCTAGCACTTCCACAAGCAGTAAGAACAAGCCAGTGCAAGTAGCAAAGCTTCAGGTACCAGCAACCACTTTATACACCCTGTGTACGTATGTAGATAACGTGCAAAGTGCCAGCTCCTTCCACAGCAGAGGCATAAACTGTTGAGCTGAGGTGCTATCAGTGTGCAATTGCATTCTACAGTCACCCCATGCTGTCACAGACCACAGTTTGCTGTGAAAGTGACCCAGGTTGGGAAACAACACAGTAAATCCCAGAAAGAATCAGCTTTACTTACAGGAAGCTGGGGGTTAACAGCAACTTCTTTCCTCCAGGCTGGTTCGGGAAAACATCTTCCAAGAAGTAATAGATGTGTCCCACTGCAATCCCTGGGGAGAGACGTCACCAAGGTCAGGCCCAGCTGTGAGTCCTTCGCCAgctgagccagagctgctgggagctTAAGCAGGATGAAGCTCCAAGAACCCCTCGGCTGTGTACCCAGgccccagctcctgccagaGCCCCCAGTGCTGCAGTGCCGGAGGGCCAGGCTGTTTGCTGGGATCGGCACAGCGGCAGGCAGGAGCCCATCAGCCTGAAGGCAGCACCAGGCACCCAGGAGACCAGACAGAGCTCACCATACTCAACTTCTGCCCCTGGGAGGACACGGCAAAACACAGGTCACAAGCAAGAGCTCAGGCAGGAGGCTGGTCACCCAGCAACCTCAGCCAGCTCACTTTTGGAAACCCACCATCTTAAATAAGATGAAACCAAGAGACAGCGCTGTGGCTGCCAAGTGCCCTTGTTCTCAGCACCCACCAGCTTTGACTCACCCAGTAAGTCGATGATGATGGAGTTGCCCAGGAGCAGAGAGAATCCCATCAGGACCCAGGGCAAGAATGGGGCTTGGAAGTTAAGAAGTCCAAAGAAGTTCATGCGGATGTAAGGGTTCCTGCGACTCCACACGTACACCAGCATGATGGTGAAAGCCTGGCCCAGGAAAAATAGGCTGGCAAAGAGTCCAAATAGCTAGAAACTACCGAGTCAAGGAAAAACACACCCACCCTGTGCACCAGCTCTGGGCAGCACAGGGTGCCTTGTGACTAGGAAACCCAGAACTACAACAAGGTTCCCAAGCCAGCTGTCCTGCTCAGCAGGCAGGTACCCACCGCAGAccacagcacacagctggataCAGAGCGCCAGCAGACAAGCCCACACTGCCCACAGCATCTCAGCAAACACCAAAAGGATACTGTCATGAGAAACCCTCCAAAGAGGAACATGAAGACAAAGTCAGCCGTCCTTCCACGGAAGGAGCCTTCTTCTAGCATGCGGCAGTACCTGTACCTGAGAGCGGGAGAGAACGGAGGGGTTGCAGTATAGGAAATTAACAACTGgccaccctgtgtccccacagtaTGACTTTGTGGGGAATAAGCCAGCTGCAAGCTATTTCATTGCAGAAAGCTGTCAGCCTGGTGTCCAAGCCCCAGAGCAGAACAGTGCAAACTTCACCTCATACCACTGACCccaggaaagaaagaggcatCTGCTGTGCTCCTGCCAGAGCTCACCCCAGGAACAGGCACTGCTCTCCAATAtaagcagcagcactgccagcttCTTCAGCCTTTTGGCAGGAGCTGCCCTGCAGCAAGCGGAGATGGAGGTGCAGGAGGTGGCCACAGTTATCTGGGGAACGGCTTCAGTTCAGACCGAAAGAGCCAAGGGAAGAATCCACAGCCCTAGACTGCTGCCAAGACAAGTCAGCTTGTGGAGGAAGATACATGGGGAAACCACGTCTAAGCCAAGAAGGGTGCAGAGCGCTTTACTGAGACCAAAGGATACAGAAATATCATgttgaaaaagaaactgaatccCAGGGGCCCAAAAAAGAGGAAGTTGGTGATCAGCCTCCATAtctgaaaaagagagaggagagaggaggtgGACAGACGGGTCCCCCCACAGACAGCTGCCTCCCCACAGACAGGTCCCCTGGGGATGCCCAGTCACACACCCATCCGCTCAGAACCACCCAGGACACCAGACAGCTGCACCACCTCCACATGGGACCTCCCTCCACTGCCCACGGCAGAGAATCTTGCCCTTCCAGGTGTGGGGAAGATGTCCCTACTTTTTGTGGCAGGGATGAACAGCCACAACTCAGCACCCAGAGGCAAAGTAAATAACTGTTCAACCTAGTGACCTCACTGCAATAAAGCCTTGCTCACACAGCCTGACATCGGCTGGCCACACATCTCAGTGTCACAATAAACGATGACATGGGTTTTgagtaaaggaaaaaaggacaTGCCAAGATGGCATATGGCAGGGAAAGGCTGGAAGAAGTTATCTCCACCCAGGCACCTGTAAGAGGACACCATGTTGGTGACCAGTCTCCTGCCAACCAGAGAAGGCTGGAATAGTGGGAAGGAAGTCCCTTGGGATCCTACAGCTCTCCCTGCCCGCCCTGTGGAGCAGAACACCCAGGGTCCAGCCTGTCACACCCTCCCCTTGCTAGGAAGGGGCAAGAGGAGCCCAGAAGCCCAGGCAAGGCCTCACCTGGAACTTCCTGAAGATGAGGTCGGGGTTGAAGTACAGCTGGAAGGGGGTGATGAACTCCAGCTGCTGCGGgagacaggcagagcagctgccaCCAGTGCCGggcacctgctgtccccagccagccccCTGGCTCCCCTGCCACTGCACCCCCGGGGACCCCGACCCCCCCTTCAGCCTCCCCCCGCAGGGACCCGCGGTGCCCTCACCACGGCGGCGGTGGTGAGCACGCAGGCGGTGGTGTAGGCCCGCGTCACGGCCGGCATGCCCAGGTACTCCTGCGCGAAGCCCTGGTAGGCCATTGCGCACAGCGACAGCACACAGCCGCGCTGCGAGCCCTTTAACACCCCCCCACAAGACGCCGCCGCCGCCACGCCTCCGCTGGCCACGCTTGGCCAATCCCGACGCGACAGGCGGCCTGAGCTGGCCAATCGAACTGCGCCTCATGCCCCCGGCCTCCACCCGCCGCCAACCCGGAATGGACCCGCTGCAGCAGGTGACGGGCTGGGAGGGAAAGATACTCCGGGGTACCGCCCACTAGGGGAGGGGCCAGCCTACGCAGCCAATAGCAGCGGGCTGGTGGTTGAGGGGAGGcggggaaggggaaaaacagaTCACGTGCCTCTCAGGAGCCGGCCAATCAGCAGGAGAGAAGGGCCGCGGGGGCGTGGCTGGGATGCGCGCGCTGCACGTGGGGCAGTGCCCGGTCCCCCGGGGCTGTGCCCTGCCCGGTGTCCGCGCCAGCCCTGTGCCCGCGGAGCGCCCCGCCCCGGTTCCCTGCGGCCGGCCCCTCGGCATGCGGGAGCCGAGGGCTGGCTGTCGGCGGGGCATTCGTGCCATCGGGGAACACGCGGTTGCTTGGTGGGGAGCTGGGGCACCCGTGTGAGCCTCAGCCGGTGTGCCGGGTGCCGCACCGGGCAGAAGGGCCTGGCCTTCGCTGCTGCACAAAGGGTTTCTGTAATTAACACTAAAATCTCTACTTCCTCTCGGCTGCAGCAACGAGGTGCGCCCCCGGGCTGTGTGGGACGGCACCGGGCAGGGCTGGTCGCTGGAAGGAGCCGGGAGCCGGCGGGTCCCAGCAGGGACAACAGGTCGGCACGGCCCGGGCGTGCCCTGGGGAAGGGTGGCAGCGTTTGCATTCAGCGCCGGAGGAGAGCGGGGTGTCTCTGCTGTCTGCAGAACTGAGTCAAGCACGTTATAACACACGCTTTGCAAGGACGGCCTGATGCAGGTCTGCATGAACCTGGCATCCCCTGCTCCCTGCCGATAGTGCTTCCCAGAGTCGTCTAACGTTAGTCTAGGTCTAACGTTACAGCCACCCTGCTGTCAGACAGAGGAATGGGCTTGGTGTAGGGTTTCTGCAGGAGGAGGTTAAGCTGTCACCAGAGCCTTAATGAGCCCTGAGATTTCCCTTTAAACCCACAGCTAATGGCAAATTAAATCATTGGCGGGACGAGAGGGAGTCTGTGTTTTCCACCACCCACATCCTGACTGCCCTTtaatgaagaacaaaaccagctgGAAGATGAGGGGACAGGAGGTTAAAGCAACATATAggggagagaagggagcagaCAAGAGCCAGGTGGGCACTGGGGGAGCAGGGGATGGGTTCCCGAGTGCTGAGAGCTGCCCCTGAGCTCCTCTTGGGggaaggagaagctgctgcaggtCAGAGCTGTGTTAGGGACCCTAGGAACAGAACCGAGGGGGGAACCTGGATCTGTGGAGGACTGTGTGCAAATCAGACATGgcacaaaatgcaaaaaaagagtcagcaatttctcaattttctcttttttccctttgtttgccAGCCACAACTAGAAAACTTTACTTGTCCAGGCTTCTGCTTAAGGCCTTCTTTTCTAAGTTTCATCGGAGAGAGGGAAAAGTGATGAAAGGCACTGGGAAGTTCACCATCTCACAGCAGAAGAGGCCAAACAGATCCCAGGCACACCCCCAGTTCCCAGGCTGCTTTCTGCCCATGACCTCTGTCCCTTCGGAGCTCAGCCAAGCTGACTTTGTGCACTGCAGCGCACCCAGGGCCAGCTTTGGTCTTCATTACAATCCTTGTCACATTTTATGGGTTTTAGGAGCTACGTCCTTCCACAATTTCACATCAGCCTAGCCGCACCGCTGAGTTCACATTATACATCTTTGTAGTGATGCCAGCATGCCGCCTTCTATCAAATCATGGAGTCTAACTAGCCCGAAAAAAGCAAATCCAAACTCTTTGAGCTGCAAGAAGGTATGAGGCACTGCCAGAACAGAAATGCAGCTCAGGAGGTTCTTTGCTGATTTCCTCCTGCCTTGTCCTGTTGTCCTCCACCTGCCCAGGACCAGGCAGCAGTGACGTGCCGCTGTCACCTGCCATCCCCCAGGTTCCCCTTCCTTTTGGAAGCAGCTGAATTCAAGTCAATGCACAGCATTGGTTTCAAAACCTGAGACGTCAGAAACTCAGAGTTTCCATAAAAATATGTCTGATGTCCAGACTCCAGACCATTTTGGATGGGCTTTGGAAAAGGTCTGTGCTGGGGGGCTCTTGGAGCTGCCTGTGGAACTGGTTGGAAGAACTACCATCTGTA of the Columba livia isolate bColLiv1 breed racing homer chromosome 17, bColLiv1.pat.W.v2, whole genome shotgun sequence genome contains:
- the DERL3 gene encoding derlin-3 isoform X2, with the translated sequence MAYQGFAQEYLGMPAVTRAYTTACVLTTAAVLEFITPFQLYFNPDLIFRKFQIWRLITNFLFFGPLGFSFFFNMIFLYRYCRMLEEGSFRGRTADFVFMFLFGGFLMTLFGLFASLFFLGQAFTIMLVYVWSRRNPYIRMNFFGLLNFQAPFLPWVLMGFSLLLGNSIIIDLLGIAVGHIYYFLEDVFPNQPGGKKLLLTPSFLKMVFDTPEEDPNYNPLPEDRPENQPRDRDQNQQQHPQ
- the DERL3 gene encoding derlin-3 isoform X3, with product MAYQGFAQEYLGMPAVTRAYTTACVLTTAAVIWRLITNFLFFGPLGFSFFFNMIFLYRYCRMLEEGSFRGRTADFVFMFLFGGFLMTLFGLFASLFFLGQAFTIMLVYVWSRRNPYIRMNFFGLLNFQAPFLPWVLMGFSLLLGNSIIIDLLGIAVGHIYYFLEDVFPNQPGGKKLLLTPSFLKMVFDTPEEDPNYNPLPEDRPENQPRDRDQNQQQHPQ
- the DERL3 gene encoding derlin-3 isoform X1, translating into MAYQGFAQEYLGMPAVTRAYTTACVLTTAAVQLEFITPFQLYFNPDLIFRKFQIWRLITNFLFFGPLGFSFFFNMIFLYRYCRMLEEGSFRGRTADFVFMFLFGGFLMTLFGLFASLFFLGQAFTIMLVYVWSRRNPYIRMNFFGLLNFQAPFLPWVLMGFSLLLGNSIIIDLLGIAVGHIYYFLEDVFPNQPGGKKLLLTPSFLKMVFDTPEEDPNYNPLPEDRPENQPRDRDQNQQQHPQ
- the DERL3 gene encoding derlin-3 isoform X4, whose translation is MAYQGFAQEYLGMPAVTRAYTTACVLTTAAVQLEFITPFQLYFNPDLIFRKFQIWRLITNFLFFGPLGFSFFFNMIFLYRYCRMLEEGSFRGRTADFVFMFLFGGFLMTLFGLFASLFFLGQAFTIMLVYVWSRRNPYIRMNFFGLLNFQAPFLPWVLMGFSLLLGNSIIIDLLGIAVGHIYYFLEDVFPNQPGGKKLLLTPSFLWCLTHLKRIPTITLSLRIVQKTNPETETRTSSSIHSNPETSPCGQIPLFRLDSRCSPEILLE